One Owenweeksia hongkongensis DSM 17368 genomic region harbors:
- a CDS encoding lipoate--protein ligase — protein MLCIDNPYIEPYFNQAVEEYLLKNSDENIFMLWRNDNAIIVGKHQNTLAEINVDNVKERDIKVVRRLTGGGAVFHDLGNLNYTFIMGYGEEGAKVDFKKYNQPIIDVLAGLGVKAHFSGRNDILIDEQKFSGNAEHIYHQKQRVLHHGTLLYASNVKDISDALKVNPLKFEGKARKSVVSRVTNISSHLKDDIGVEAFRQEVMMHITKLYPDAEPYTLTETDKREIQELADEKYSQWHWNFGYSPKYGLKKGVKTLGGHVEVHLNVDKGLITDLDIFGDFFVNKDIEPLVEGLKGVEHREDAVLQKLKDLRSSAYFNNISEEELMEAFF, from the coding sequence ATGTTGTGCATTGACAATCCATATATAGAGCCGTATTTCAATCAAGCGGTAGAAGAGTATTTACTCAAAAATTCTGACGAAAACATTTTTATGCTGTGGCGGAATGACAATGCCATCATAGTAGGAAAACACCAGAACACTTTGGCGGAAATAAATGTGGATAATGTAAAAGAACGCGACATAAAAGTGGTGCGAAGACTTACTGGTGGAGGTGCAGTATTCCATGATTTGGGAAATCTGAATTATACCTTTATAATGGGGTATGGAGAGGAAGGAGCCAAGGTGGATTTTAAAAAATATAACCAGCCTATAATTGACGTTTTGGCTGGCTTAGGCGTAAAGGCTCACTTTTCTGGGCGCAACGACATTTTGATTGATGAGCAGAAGTTTTCCGGCAATGCGGAGCATATTTACCATCAAAAGCAAAGAGTGCTGCATCATGGTACTTTGCTTTATGCTTCCAATGTTAAAGACATTTCGGATGCTCTAAAAGTAAACCCACTGAAATTTGAGGGTAAAGCCCGAAAATCTGTGGTAAGCCGGGTTACTAATATCTCTTCTCACCTAAAGGATGATATTGGGGTGGAAGCTTTTCGACAGGAAGTGATGATGCACATTACTAAACTATACCCGGATGCTGAACCATATACTCTTACGGAAACCGATAAGAGAGAAATACAAGAGCTAGCTGATGAAAAGTATAGCCAGTGGCATTGGAACTTTGGTTATTCACCCAAGTATGGTCTTAAAAAAGGTGTGAAAACTCTGGGTGGTCACGTTGAGGTTCATCTTAATGTAGATAAAGGACTGATTACCGATCTTGACATTTTTGGCGATTTCTTTGTAAATAAAGACATTGAGCCATTAGTAGAAGGATTGAAAGGAGTGGAGCACCGCGAAGATGCTGTTTTACAAAAGCTTAAAGACCTGCGAAGTAGTGCTTACTTCAATAATATTTCTGAAGAAGAATTGATGGAGGCGTTTTTTTGA
- a CDS encoding SLC13 family permease, translating to MKNRWISLAIGPLLFLICLALGGDNMQVRMIASVLWMLAWWIGGAIPVGVTALLPIILFPMLGILDLKATTANYANPVIYLFLGGFILGLAIEKWNLHKRIALNIINLSGEKPNRIILGSMLATALLSMWISNTATAVMMLPIGMSVVSLLGDKIKDGKAGRNFGITLMLGIAYSANIGGITTLIGTPPNLVLASIVSDSGLPPIDFSTWLIFALPLVIVLFTSTYLISTKVIFPIRLDKIEGIGTLIKQELKELGKLESGEKRVLIIMVSTALLWIFRAQLNKIEWLSTLSDTTIAILASVVLFVVPDTRSKEPLLKWQDTEKLPWGILLLFGGGISVAKGMEVTNIVELLGNWISQNSTPHVFVLVLIICALALFLTEVMSNVALVSVFIPVSFVIAQSFGLNEMQLAIPLTIAASCAFMFPISTPPNAIVFSSGYLKMGDMAKTGILLNIASIIIISIYCYWFIPYFF from the coding sequence ATGAAAAATCGTTGGATTTCCCTCGCCATTGGGCCTTTATTATTTCTTATTTGTTTAGCCCTTGGGGGTGATAATATGCAAGTGCGCATGATTGCATCTGTGCTATGGATGCTGGCCTGGTGGATAGGTGGAGCAATTCCTGTTGGGGTTACCGCCCTGCTGCCCATCATTCTGTTTCCCATGCTCGGAATACTAGATTTGAAGGCCACTACAGCTAACTATGCAAATCCTGTTATTTACTTGTTTCTTGGAGGCTTTATACTGGGTTTGGCCATCGAAAAATGGAATCTTCACAAGCGAATAGCTCTCAACATTATAAACCTAAGTGGAGAAAAGCCAAACCGGATAATATTGGGGAGTATGCTCGCCACAGCCTTGCTTTCTATGTGGATTAGTAATACTGCTACAGCTGTAATGATGCTTCCTATTGGTATGTCCGTAGTTTCCCTTTTGGGTGACAAAATAAAAGATGGCAAGGCGGGCAGAAACTTTGGAATTACTTTAATGCTAGGAATTGCTTATTCAGCAAATATTGGTGGAATTACCACGCTCATCGGTACCCCTCCAAACTTAGTTTTGGCAAGTATTGTTTCAGACAGTGGTTTGCCCCCAATTGATTTCTCCACTTGGTTAATCTTCGCCCTCCCTTTAGTAATTGTTTTATTTACCTCTACCTATCTCATCTCCACCAAAGTGATTTTTCCAATAAGGCTAGATAAAATTGAAGGCATCGGAACGCTCATTAAGCAAGAGCTAAAAGAACTTGGCAAATTAGAATCTGGCGAAAAACGTGTTCTTATAATTATGGTTTCCACGGCACTGCTATGGATTTTCAGGGCTCAACTTAATAAGATTGAATGGTTGTCGACACTCTCAGACACAACCATCGCTATACTGGCATCAGTGGTTTTGTTTGTGGTTCCGGATACTAGAAGTAAGGAGCCGCTTTTAAAGTGGCAGGACACGGAAAAACTTCCATGGGGAATTCTTTTGCTTTTTGGAGGAGGAATTTCTGTAGCCAAAGGAATGGAGGTTACCAATATTGTGGAACTGCTAGGAAACTGGATTAGTCAAAATAGTACACCACACGTTTTTGTTTTGGTACTTATAATCTGTGCGCTTGCCCTTTTCCTTACAGAAGTAATGAGTAATGTAGCTCTTGTCTCTGTATTTATTCCTGTGTCATTTGTAATAGCCCAAAGCTTTGGCCTAAACGAAATGCAGCTTGCAATACCTCTTACGATAGCTGCAAGCTGCGCTTTTATGTTTCCTATATCTACACCACCAAATGCAATTGTATTTAGTAGTGGTTACCTAAAAATGGGTGACATGGCCAAAACAGGAATTTTGCTAAACATAGCCAGCATAATCATTATTTCGATTTACTGCTACTGGTTTATCCCCTACTTCTTTTAG
- a CDS encoding tyrosine-type recombinase/integrase encodes MEQIPFGKPRIVDHGGDLSKQWHVYYRYWDKDKKKLVKARKSKIKNHLYPNRSSDPQERYYQLRIIRNALEKLLSLGWNPKDDFPTSKLEQESHISTTQYTIETAINETLRIKKGEIKARSHYALERNLLHFLSFLKDKSLHDKSPNQINRKIILEYLRVILETKGKGGGKASNKTRNNYLGDLSSIFEKMVEEEMISRNPCKGIPKLKEQSSRHTPFSANEIKMLGDWMDKHNPYLKKYTHFVTYAFLRPNEIIHLKVRDIDLTEGVIYLQKENSKVGAAKIPIVEKLKDVLNEMLSGSENPDHYLFTQQGTPGRKKVRRSDFFSEQFIKAKEFLTKQGKLMTANHTLYALRHTFIQDIYYELRKTHTKAESEFILMTITRHKTVDALRKYIRDYSLELAEDWSDKYTIEY; translated from the coding sequence ATGGAACAAATACCCTTTGGCAAACCTAGAATAGTTGACCATGGAGGCGATCTCTCCAAGCAATGGCACGTATACTATCGATATTGGGATAAAGACAAGAAAAAACTTGTCAAAGCCCGTAAGTCCAAGATTAAAAATCATCTATATCCAAATCGTAGCTCAGATCCGCAAGAGAGATATTATCAACTACGAATTATTAGAAACGCTCTTGAAAAACTACTTTCCCTTGGCTGGAACCCCAAGGACGATTTTCCGACCTCCAAGTTAGAGCAAGAATCTCATATTTCGACTACTCAATATACTATTGAGACAGCAATTAATGAGACTTTAAGAATCAAAAAAGGTGAAATTAAGGCCCGCAGTCATTATGCTTTAGAGCGCAATCTTTTGCATTTCCTTTCTTTTCTAAAAGACAAAAGCCTGCACGACAAGTCTCCAAATCAAATTAATCGCAAGATCATTTTGGAGTACCTACGAGTAATTCTTGAAACAAAGGGTAAAGGAGGTGGCAAGGCATCAAATAAGACCCGCAATAATTACCTCGGGGACTTGAGCTCTATTTTTGAGAAGATGGTGGAAGAAGAAATGATCAGCAGAAACCCTTGTAAAGGAATTCCAAAACTGAAAGAACAAAGCTCAAGACATACACCTTTTAGTGCAAACGAAATAAAAATGCTTGGTGATTGGATGGATAAGCACAATCCCTATTTAAAGAAGTATACTCACTTTGTCACCTATGCATTTTTAAGACCAAATGAAATAATACATCTAAAAGTACGCGATATTGATTTGACTGAAGGTGTCATCTACCTTCAAAAGGAGAACTCCAAAGTAGGAGCTGCAAAAATCCCTATCGTTGAGAAATTGAAGGATGTATTAAATGAAATGCTTTCAGGATCAGAAAACCCAGATCACTATCTATTTACTCAACAAGGCACCCCTGGCCGAAAGAAAGTTAGAAGGAGCGACTTTTTTAGTGAACAGTTTATAAAAGCTAAAGAATTTCTTACCAAGCAGGGAAAATTAATGACAGCTAACCACACGCTGTATGCACTTCGACACACATTTATTCAGGACATCTATTATGAACTAAGGAAAACCCACACAAAAGCCGAATCTGAGTTTATATTAATGACTATAACCCGACACAAAACTGTTGATGCACTCAGAAAATACATCAGAGATTACAGTTTAGAACTAGCAGAAGACTGGAGTGATAAGTACACGATTGAATATTGA
- a CDS encoding endonuclease/exonuclease/phosphatase family protein, with amino-acid sequence MKTLHHIYWWNLENLFDEDSSSERPAWLQSRLRSELKGWTKTVLDKKLTNLTNIICQLNGGNGPDILGVCEVENKAVLEKLMIKLHAQLPRTYKVMHQDTSDGRGIDVAIIYDTQKYSDDGRQFSLEIMKRNATRNLFQVQLTTSAGNELVLIGNHWPARSAGKYESEPYRMMVGETLSYWIERVHDIKMEERGEKHPAIILMGDFNDNPYDRSLTEYLRSSGTLEKVKNSTSHIMFNMMYSFVGGDIGTYVYGNDINVLDQFIVSRSLVVDYYKYPFQVESIQIVYYPNMVKGDYNTPIRFSRPSESSYNPSGYSDHLPIELVIEEN; translated from the coding sequence ATGAAAACCTTACATCACATTTACTGGTGGAACCTTGAAAACCTATTTGATGAAGATAGTTCATCTGAAAGGCCGGCATGGCTGCAAAGCCGATTGCGCAGCGAACTGAAAGGGTGGACTAAAACCGTATTAGACAAAAAACTGACCAATTTGACTAATATCATTTGCCAGCTTAATGGTGGCAATGGCCCGGATATACTAGGTGTTTGCGAAGTAGAAAATAAGGCTGTACTGGAAAAGTTGATGATAAAGCTCCACGCTCAGTTACCCAGAACTTATAAAGTGATGCATCAAGATACCAGCGATGGACGTGGAATTGATGTAGCCATCATTTATGATACTCAAAAATATAGCGATGACGGTCGTCAGTTTTCACTGGAAATAATGAAGCGCAATGCTACACGTAATTTGTTTCAGGTGCAGCTTACCACCAGTGCAGGTAATGAATTGGTGCTAATAGGCAATCACTGGCCTGCACGCTCAGCTGGGAAATATGAAAGTGAGCCTTATAGAATGATGGTGGGGGAAACGTTAAGCTATTGGATTGAACGGGTACATGATATAAAAATGGAAGAAAGAGGGGAGAAGCACCCTGCTATAATTCTCATGGGAGATTTTAATGATAACCCTTATGATCGCTCACTTACTGAGTATTTGCGTAGCAGCGGTACTCTAGAAAAAGTAAAAAACTCTACTAGCCATATTATGTTTAATATGATGTACAGCTTTGTGGGGGGTGACATCGGCACATATGTATATGGTAATGATATCAATGTGTTGGATCAATTCATTGTGTCCCGTTCCTTGGTGGTTGATTATTATAAGTATCCTTTTCAAGTGGAATCTATACAAATAGTGTATTACCCCAATATGGTAAAAGGTGACTATAATACTCCGATACGTTTTTCACGACCCTCTGAGTCCAGTTATAATCCTAGCGGGTATAGCGACCATTTACCTATTGAATTGGTGATTGAGGAAAATTAA
- a CDS encoding LytR/AlgR family response regulator transcription factor, whose amino-acid sequence MSNYKILIVEDDPNIADTLKDMLETMEHDVIGVFDNGPEAILFLTRNKVDLVLLDIQLRGRMNGIEVAGEIQETNSIPFIFTTAYADSKTIAKAKEKGPYGYIVKPYGMKDIYAAIEIAINNYKLLDELQVPQLEAADLRSNHLYLKVDTKLVKVDEDDILYVEAKGDYVLFKTLEKGFVVNATMKKVEEKLNSTKFLKVHRSYIINLDKIVDIENTTLVINDKVIPISRSHKDSLLSRLNTL is encoded by the coding sequence ATGAGTAATTACAAAATTCTTATTGTAGAAGATGATCCAAATATTGCGGATACACTAAAAGATATGCTCGAAACCATGGAGCATGATGTAATAGGTGTTTTCGATAATGGCCCGGAGGCAATACTTTTTTTAACAAGAAATAAGGTTGATTTGGTATTGTTGGATATACAACTACGTGGCAGGATGAATGGTATTGAGGTAGCCGGGGAAATACAGGAGACAAATTCTATCCCTTTTATATTTACCACTGCTTATGCAGATAGCAAAACAATTGCTAAAGCCAAGGAGAAGGGACCGTACGGCTACATTGTAAAGCCTTATGGGATGAAGGATATTTATGCCGCCATAGAGATCGCAATTAATAATTATAAGCTTTTGGATGAGCTCCAGGTGCCTCAATTAGAAGCTGCGGATTTGCGTAGCAATCATCTCTACCTAAAAGTAGATACCAAGTTGGTGAAAGTTGATGAAGATGATATTCTATATGTTGAGGCTAAAGGCGATTATGTGCTGTTCAAGACTTTAGAGAAAGGCTTTGTAGTAAATGCCACAATGAAAAAAGTGGAGGAAAAGCTCAATTCCACTAAGTTTTTAAAGGTACATCGGTCCTATATAATCAATCTCGATAAGATAGTAGATATTGAGAATACTACGCTTGTGATTAATGATAAAGTGATCCCAATCAGCCGCTCTCACAAGGATTCGTTACTATCAAGGCTTAATACACTTTGA
- a CDS encoding nitroreductase family protein produces MNEHLKFLKEIIAERRTIKPDQFTGERVDDLIIQQVLDAANWAPTHGYTEPWRFTVFTEDGLATLGDFLANYDQPNRDVEDFNQVRYDRLRNSPLKCSHVIGIGMKRGDNPKIPEIEEICATAMAVQNMWLTAHALGLGSYWSTGAKAFTPEMRDLFGLGENDLSLGLFFIGKPAIPNPKGRRISKVEDKTTWVRR; encoded by the coding sequence ATGAATGAGCATTTAAAATTTTTAAAGGAAATAATTGCAGAGAGGCGAACTATAAAGCCGGATCAGTTTACTGGCGAAAGGGTAGATGATTTAATTATTCAGCAAGTGCTGGATGCCGCAAACTGGGCGCCTACACACGGCTATACCGAGCCTTGGCGTTTCACAGTTTTTACTGAAGATGGCTTGGCTACGCTTGGAGATTTTCTGGCTAATTATGATCAGCCAAACCGTGATGTAGAAGACTTTAACCAGGTGCGGTATGATAGGTTGCGAAATAGCCCGCTAAAGTGTTCGCATGTAATTGGCATTGGCATGAAGCGAGGGGACAATCCTAAGATACCTGAGATAGAGGAGATTTGTGCTACAGCTATGGCCGTGCAAAATATGTGGCTGACTGCCCATGCCTTGGGTCTTGGGTCTTATTGGAGCACAGGAGCAAAAGCATTCACTCCTGAAATGAGAGACCTGTTTGGCTTGGGTGAAAACGATCTTTCTTTAGGGCTATTCTTTATAGGAAAACCTGCTATTCCAAATCCAAAAGGAAGGAGAATTTCTAAAGTGGAAGACAAAACTACCTGGGTACGTAGGTAG
- a CDS encoding shikimate kinase, with product MKISLIGYMGSGKSTIGPELAVLSGLDYYDLDAEIEKHTGYTITETIFNKGELYFRKLEREKLHEILAKDNFVLSTGGGTPCYYDNIDVINKNSLSIYLQYNVKELFERLKGNTAERPLIAHLEGEPLQEYIGKHLFERSTYYDKATVVIKAGKLSNLEILKEIKNYTHE from the coding sequence ATGAAGATTTCACTCATTGGATATATGGGCTCTGGTAAGTCTACCATTGGCCCTGAATTGGCAGTTCTTTCAGGATTAGATTATTATGACCTGGATGCAGAGATAGAGAAGCATACGGGCTACACTATTACAGAAACAATTTTTAATAAAGGTGAGCTTTATTTTAGGAAACTAGAACGTGAGAAACTGCATGAAATATTGGCCAAAGACAACTTTGTGCTAAGCACAGGCGGTGGTACACCATGCTATTATGATAACATAGATGTGATAAACAAAAACTCACTAAGTATATACTTGCAGTACAACGTAAAAGAATTGTTTGAAAGACTAAAAGGCAACACTGCTGAAAGGCCATTGATAGCCCACTTGGAAGGTGAACCTTTGCAGGAGTACATTGGTAAGCACCTTTTTGAAAGAAGTACTTATTACGACAAGGCAACCGTGGTGATAAAAGCAGGGAAGCTGAGTAACCTTGAGATACTAAAAGAGATAAAAAATTATACTCATGAATGA
- a CDS encoding PAS domain S-box protein yields MKRKTPNSEHDLQHAHGRDMIYKLDGNGRFTFVNNAMAKFFDATTESLLGLYFTDVIREDYRKKVFDFYVDQFERKLPSTYFEFPVISPSGKDRWVGQSVEAVTNEDQIVEFLAVSSDITDRVLASLSLRYTEERYRHVIENINLGTLEVTQDDTIISANRSFCNLSEYEVDELITKKAVDLLKERKDSVLVKRMADLANGSAIEIELESKSGNSVWVMLSVVPIKNKHNEEIGHLCVFHNVSKMKLQERSLQELLEEVESRNEDLKNKQDFLTSINDFAAKLIGSSSLGQVLDEMTMTVVQKFGFIDCRIYLFGDDGKLRQVAFFPNEILAYEADSESLQKVVSEGVAVVNSSQDGSVINVPLIADGETLGAIRSKTVNKQWEDLQTLTTLSNLSGNRIKSAIVKLKRLEAERALKESETRLRSILDSALDAMITIDENGIVTEWNLRAEEIFGYSIDETLGKDLSNLIVPEKYREAHNAGMKHFLNTGNGPILNQRIEIHAEHKNGDYFPVELSIVPIQLNEGYLFSAFIRDITLKKKAEDDMSTALQKQKELAELKSRLISMTSHEYRTPLTTIKSSLDLLSFILENQNLLNRDKIEKNINRINFEIDRLNTLVNDILTVGKLEAGSLPFRSEPTDVVELCSSLIENTFGHQKDGRVVNLEVLGNPVTLQLDESLYSHILSNLLQNAFKYSPLGKNPQLHLRFGEEHLEIRVKDSGIGIPLEEQELLFDSFYRGSNVKNIQGHGMGLAIVKQFVELHGGSIEVISEEGEGTEFILKQPYKQNSQ; encoded by the coding sequence TTGAAACGAAAGACTCCAAATTCAGAGCATGATTTGCAACATGCCCACGGCAGGGATATGATTTATAAACTGGACGGCAATGGTCGTTTTACGTTTGTGAATAATGCAATGGCCAAATTTTTTGATGCTACAACCGAAAGCTTGCTGGGGTTATACTTTACGGATGTTATTCGTGAAGATTATCGCAAAAAGGTCTTTGACTTTTATGTAGATCAATTTGAACGTAAGTTACCCTCTACTTATTTTGAATTTCCTGTAATATCTCCTTCGGGAAAAGACCGTTGGGTAGGGCAGAGTGTGGAGGCAGTTACCAATGAAGATCAAATTGTGGAGTTTTTGGCAGTAAGCTCAGATATTACTGATCGTGTTTTAGCCTCGCTTTCATTACGTTATACCGAAGAAAGATATAGACACGTCATTGAAAATATAAACTTGGGTACTTTAGAAGTGACTCAGGACGACACCATAATCAGCGCCAATCGTTCCTTTTGTAATCTTAGTGAATATGAAGTAGACGAGTTAATTACCAAAAAAGCCGTTGACCTTTTGAAGGAAAGGAAAGACAGCGTTTTGGTAAAAAGAATGGCGGATCTAGCTAACGGATCAGCTATAGAGATAGAGCTCGAAAGTAAATCCGGGAATTCCGTTTGGGTAATGCTTTCTGTGGTACCAATAAAGAACAAGCATAATGAGGAAATTGGTCACTTATGTGTATTTCACAATGTGAGCAAAATGAAACTTCAGGAGAGAAGTTTGCAAGAGTTATTGGAAGAGGTAGAAAGCAGAAACGAGGACTTAAAGAACAAACAAGATTTTTTGACTTCGATCAACGATTTTGCAGCTAAGCTAATAGGTTCATCATCTTTAGGACAGGTATTGGACGAAATGACCATGACCGTTGTTCAGAAGTTTGGATTCATTGATTGCCGCATTTATTTATTTGGAGATGATGGCAAGCTGAGGCAAGTGGCATTTTTTCCTAATGAAATTTTGGCCTATGAGGCGGATAGTGAGAGCCTTCAAAAGGTAGTGAGCGAAGGTGTAGCTGTGGTTAATTCCTCTCAAGATGGTTCGGTTATAAATGTGCCTTTGATTGCAGATGGAGAAACCCTGGGGGCAATTCGCTCCAAAACGGTAAATAAGCAATGGGAGGATTTGCAAACCCTGACCACATTGTCCAACCTTTCGGGAAACCGGATAAAAAGTGCCATTGTAAAGCTGAAAAGATTGGAAGCAGAGAGAGCCTTAAAGGAAAGTGAAACGCGCCTTCGCTCTATTCTTGATTCTGCACTTGACGCTATGATTACTATAGATGAAAACGGAATAGTAACGGAGTGGAACCTAAGAGCTGAAGAGATTTTTGGCTATTCTATTGACGAAACTTTAGGTAAGGATTTGAGTAATCTCATTGTTCCGGAGAAATACAGAGAGGCTCACAATGCAGGAATGAAACATTTTTTGAATACAGGAAATGGCCCCATTTTGAACCAAAGGATTGAAATACATGCGGAACATAAAAATGGCGATTATTTTCCTGTAGAGCTTAGTATTGTGCCCATCCAGCTAAATGAAGGATATTTATTTAGTGCCTTTATAAGAGACATCACACTAAAGAAAAAAGCCGAAGATGATATGTCTACTGCTTTGCAAAAGCAAAAAGAGCTGGCAGAATTAAAATCCAGGCTTATTAGTATGACTTCTCATGAGTATAGAACTCCACTTACTACTATAAAAAGTAGTCTGGACTTGCTGAGCTTTATTTTGGAAAACCAGAACTTATTAAATCGCGATAAGATTGAAAAAAACATTAACCGTATTAATTTTGAAATAGACAGACTTAATACCTTGGTAAATGATATTTTGACTGTTGGAAAACTAGAAGCTGGTTCATTGCCCTTTAGGTCTGAGCCGACTGATGTCGTTGAATTATGTAGTTCTTTAATAGAGAACACTTTTGGGCATCAGAAAGATGGCCGGGTGGTAAATCTTGAAGTATTAGGTAATCCAGTAACACTTCAATTAGACGAAAGTCTTTACTCGCATATACTTTCAAATTTGTTGCAGAATGCTTTTAAATATTCACCCCTAGGTAAAAATCCGCAGTTACATCTCAGGTTTGGAGAGGAGCATTTAGAAATACGTGTAAAAGATAGCGGAATTGGTATACCTCTGGAAGAGCAAGAGCTCTTGTTTGACTCTTTCTATAGAGGTAGCAATGTAAAAAACATACAGGGGCATGGTATGGGCTTGGCAATTGTAAAGCAATTTGTAGAATTGCACGGAGGTTCAATAGAAGTGATTAGTGAAGAAGGAGAAGGAACCGAATTTATATTGAAACAACCTTATAAACAAAACTCTCAATAA
- a CDS encoding M1 family aminopeptidase, producing the protein MKNPLLFLLIVLYACANAQWQPQENTQQLIIQSEQKAAQVSHQKHAAQGASDTYDLYYAIAKWEIDPAIKYIQGSVHFRFKPHQGNLSQLEFDMHDSLTVDSIIYHNTSLTFSRTQNNILEVQLPAPLASNSNDSLTIYYQGKPVSNGFGSFEQNSHNNTPIIWTLSEPYGAMEWWPTKQSLNDKIDSLDVFVTATAGNKVAGNGKLVSEITIGSNVTTHWKSRNPIAAYLVAFAVTNYSAYSEYANLRNGPLEILNYVYPENLTKAQTETPATIEILELFDSLTIPYPFSNEKYGHAQFGWGGGMEHQTMSFMGGFPYSLIAHEAAHQWFGDHVTCGSWHDIWLNEGFATYFEGLTVERYQSIGLWNYWKSLKIQHITSAPDGSVYVDDTTSIPRIFSGRLSYDKGAMVINMLRYQIGDSAFFTGLTNYLSDPNLAGGYAKTADLQKHLEASSGQNLTTFFNQWIYGQGYPTYQISWGQSGNNVTITVNQTQSHPSVSFYEMPLPIRLEGLGRDTIIRLENTSNGQVFNVDVPWHVSKLVFNHNLELICGDAQVVSLNEFGSASPFHIYPNPVEDILRLDYSNQDIKPSKVEIINAKGQVVQTMDFSKNLLLESLPTGAYILKIYVDDEYYNHSFLKE; encoded by the coding sequence ATGAAAAATCCACTATTATTCCTCCTGATTGTGTTATATGCCTGTGCCAATGCTCAATGGCAACCACAGGAAAATACGCAGCAGCTGATCATTCAATCTGAGCAAAAGGCTGCACAAGTTAGTCATCAAAAACATGCTGCACAAGGCGCTTCTGATACTTATGACTTGTACTACGCCATAGCTAAATGGGAAATTGATCCTGCTATAAAATATATACAAGGATCTGTTCATTTTCGATTTAAACCCCACCAAGGCAACCTTTCTCAACTTGAGTTTGATATGCATGATAGCCTTACTGTTGATTCAATCATATATCATAATACGTCACTTACGTTTAGCCGAACGCAAAATAATATTCTAGAGGTTCAGCTCCCCGCTCCTTTGGCCTCAAACTCAAATGATTCGTTAACGATATACTACCAAGGCAAACCCGTGAGCAATGGCTTTGGGTCTTTTGAGCAAAACTCGCACAACAACACCCCTATTATTTGGACACTTTCAGAACCTTATGGAGCCATGGAATGGTGGCCCACCAAGCAAAGCTTGAATGATAAAATTGATTCGCTCGATGTATTTGTTACCGCTACTGCGGGAAACAAAGTTGCTGGAAACGGAAAACTTGTTAGCGAAATAACCATCGGTAGCAATGTAACCACTCATTGGAAAAGCAGAAACCCTATAGCCGCATATTTGGTAGCTTTTGCAGTAACCAACTATTCCGCATACTCTGAATATGCCAACCTTAGGAACGGCCCCCTGGAAATTTTGAATTATGTATATCCTGAAAACTTGACTAAAGCCCAAACTGAAACTCCGGCAACTATAGAAATCTTGGAGCTTTTTGACAGTCTGACTATTCCCTATCCATTTTCAAATGAAAAATATGGCCATGCACAGTTTGGCTGGGGAGGCGGAATGGAGCATCAGACCATGAGTTTTATGGGTGGATTTCCTTATTCCCTAATTGCTCATGAAGCGGCACATCAATGGTTTGGTGACCATGTGACCTGTGGCAGCTGGCATGACATCTGGTTGAACGAGGGCTTTGCCACTTACTTTGAAGGACTTACCGTAGAACGATACCAATCTATTGGTCTTTGGAATTATTGGAAATCCTTAAAAATCCAGCATATTACGTCAGCCCCTGATGGTTCTGTTTATGTGGACGACACCACAAGTATTCCGAGGATTTTTAGTGGCCGTTTATCCTATGACAAAGGTGCAATGGTTATTAATATGCTACGCTATCAAATTGGCGATTCTGCCTTTTTCACTGGGCTGACTAACTATCTTTCTGACCCTAATTTGGCTGGTGGATACGCCAAAACTGCCGACCTTCAAAAACACTTAGAAGCCTCAAGTGGTCAAAATCTAACCACATTTTTTAATCAATGGATATATGGGCAAGGTTACCCTACCTATCAAATAAGTTGGGGTCAGAGCGGAAATAATGTAACTATTACTGTAAACCAAACACAATCCCATCCATCAGTGAGTTTTTATGAAATGCCACTACCTATACGCCTCGAAGGTTTGGGCAGAGATACTATTATAAGGCTAGAGAATACTAGCAATGGTCAGGTTTTCAATGTTGATGTACCTTGGCATGTAAGCAAACTAGTGTTCAATCATAATTTGGAGTTGATATGTGGCGATGCTCAAGTGGTAAGTCTAAATGAATTTGGTTCAGCTTCTCCGTTTCACATCTATCCTAATCCTGTGGAAGACATACTTCGCCTGGATTACTCCAATCAGGATATTAAGCCTAGCAAAGTGGAAATTATCAACGCTAAGGGACAGGTCGTTCAAACTATGGATTTTAGCAAAAATCTGTTATTGGAGAGCCTTCCGACAGGGGCATATATTCTGAAAATATATGTTGACGATGAATATTACAATCATTCATTCCTAAAAGAATGA